The Periplaneta americana isolate PAMFEO1 chromosome 1, P.americana_PAMFEO1_priV1, whole genome shotgun sequence DNA segment ttggtttgcatattaataatacaataaattggaaaaatcatatcaaagaaataacccccaaacttagctcagcatgcttcgcaattagatcgttacaacaatttctaaacagcagtatcttaaagacaatatattttgcctattttcattccattatgtcctacgacagtgatcgccaaaagctgtgtcgcgacacatgcccctgcctccactcaagcgtaaccatgacatcacatccccaccctctgtttacagccttcacttcgatttaagtgaagacatttatcagcagcggacgttcgcatgtaatgttacaagtgtgtaggacaATATGTTTCGAtgccttttcgaaaacagataataagtaaaaatttaattttaaggagcatggaaggaaaagtgtttattttgtgcagatggcaaaaaatatgagataattaatttgttgtaaaattttaaatgaagtataaaagaacaatgtacgttgtcattatttttcttgttatgaagactaccacgcccttacctgtaacttgaataataaacgaacaataaaaagtaacggcttctatgtcttaatcggggtaaaatacaacgacgttttttcgacgtatgtagtgtaattttaatatttcattaatgaataaacaataaaaagtattggcttctgtgttttaattggtgtaaaatacttccacgtcttttttttatacgtatgagtgtaatttgaatattttattaataaataaacaataaaaaatatcggcttctatgtcttaacggagtaaaatacttcaacgtttttttgaactatgtagtgtaatttacaacttcgtgaccagtctggtacgtttttctaatttcaaatatctgctgatgtaaagtacacgctctttctatggtaaataagaaaataaatttcttttattttattaataatataaaaataattaataggaggataaaaaattaacatggaaaaaagtatgtatagttaataagtagaagaatattatattgctttcgttttttggtcacagtccgtctctgcactgttattcactgcattataggtcgcgccagggattttggcagatggattttcttaatgtgaactggagagcgagtcctcaccgctgcaagatcggctgttatctctgtcgcagtggaatgggtaggacataagagtaaacatgcacgcccgagtatttgtgcactctggacagtcacctccaaaaactaacaaatattacagtagtctatatgtgtctttggtattcccaagaaacttgttcgattaattaaaatgtgtctcaatgaaacttacagcagagtccgtataggccagtttctatctgatcgaattcactgcgggctaaagcaaggagatgcactatcacctttactttttaacttcgctctagaatatgccattaggaaagttcaggataacagagagggtttggaattgaacgggttacatcagctttttgtctatgcggatgacgtgaatatgttaggaaaaactccacaaacgattagggaaaacacggcaattttacttgaagcaaataaagcgataggtttggtagtaaatcccgaaaagacaaagtgtatgattatgtctcgtgaccagaatattgtacgaaatggaaatataatctgttttatatatatatatatatatatatatatatatatatatatatatatatatatatggaaatatgttaatccttagtcaatagataagactgagttacgaaatacgaacattaagggatggaaaatgggaggcagtaatgatcaaaataattataccgatttattttttttaagcagTAGACGTgctgcctttaaatttaaaacaaagatccactcataaaattggattagactattcatctcatctctcagaattgtttctaaaatgtataaggaaagtaaaaaaattcaatatcatgtaggctactcccttgaaataactccagcttttttttttttttttttttttttttttacttccgagtagagaggagagagaaagaagtcgacgattttaaaaattaactaaatactatatttaactagagacataaaatttaaaatgaaggttactctctacaatattggttaaacattcttagattttttaaataccatatcctaaggtactgatgaaaaggcagaagggagtgagaaatctcatgtcatccgatctcgatgaaagtcgatatctggggatctttgcgatcacagaatacgaataaggtattatttagtccgactttgtccctaaagtggtggagtgggacaaaaatgagtgaaaaattaaattagatatcttaggggttttcgaggcgaaaattacgaataatacaatttgtgcaaattcaatatggcagtttcagtactatgaattatattttaaaaaattaaacatccaaagtgaattttctacatattctgaatgaatgttgtgctggaatttaatatagtcatcagccaatacctctagattaataaacaactttttagaatccataaaatacagtatttattgtgaatggtaattatatttttcaattggtgcaatttgtgcagggaaactTGTTTTCTTCGATATTTTGtaagatttcaaatattttaaaatgctttcttctctgttctattcacaatgtgcgtgtgaagaaattattgcccttgtaatatccattacaaacctatttattatactcatataaatctaacttccgcagcatgcaattttacccaattaaccaaattatattttgattcttaagaagaatcgtaattttattaacttgaattgtcgcaccaccagtagacgatccctagattattactggacagatcttgtatattgatctggtaagggtaggattatgtatgtgtgtatatatatatgcgcaatgcaatgctttttccttttaattaagaattaatttaatttagaaaatgtaggagacgtattgtaaaatcattgcgaacggaagtcacttacatttattaaaggtattctttgagtaggactgtaccgtggtgtgtttcataataaggataattgatatgagctgctgttatgaaaatatgaacgactcagaatgttatcgcatctcattctcgcagcttacacaaacaatattggctcgcctactggaaatgtcatcgaggtcatctgccaaaatcggtgcctccgactatacctgaggagatacccactccacccctctccctccgatagtggtgtgcgggttgcatttctattacgtcacaatttcgtggtgtttggcaaccactgtcctacggaataatattttggggaaattctgtagatagtaaaaatatattcttattacaaaaaagagccattagaataatagttggagcaaaggctagagaatcatgtagattattttttaaaaaattagagattctaaccttaacaagtcaatacatatactctacaataaatttcctcttatgtaataaagaaaattttccaactaactcagccatatagagtataaatacccgcagaagtaatgattttcatacgccatcatcaaatttatcatgctttcaaaggggagtacgttacatggcggtaaaaatgttcaataatcttcctgaagacattaagaatcagagccaaaaccctgcattatttaaggtaaaactaaaaaattacttaatatctcacactttctattctgtagatgaattcttgacatttcacagtactatgtaaatattatagtactattaaatggtaaacatattacatgtataaaatattattgctattaaggtattaattctgtacatatttcatatttgcattttatatgtattgcattttattgttaaacgtaagaattggacatgttctttattctatgctataaagcaaatgtaagagtattatggaacgaataaatctatctatctatctatctatctatctatctatctatctatctatctatctatctatctatctatctatctatctatctatctatctatctatctatctatctatctatctgtctgtctgtctgtctgtctgtctgtctgtctgtctgtctgtctgtctgtctgtctgtctgtctgtctgtctgtctgtctgtctgtctatctatctatctatctatctatctatctatctatctatctatctatctatctatctatctatctaatacaAATTTAACAGCAGTGTGTTCTGCGTGTGTTGTGCGTGCGATGCCCAAGTTCATATTCTTGAAAGCCAAAGAATGGACTCTCCGCTTTTAGCGCATCGATTTTGGAACTTCAGAGGTTTTAACCGAGGGATTTGGCTGCAGTGTGTTCTAACGTGCGGTTAAAGCTGGGAAGGGGGGAAGGCAAGGCATGACGTGCCTGAACGCGTTCAAGCCCGCCGCTCAAACCGTTGTGTAGCCGTTGAGGCGGACATGGCAGACTTGAGGTGCTGGAGTAAGGACCGCGTTACCAGTTTAATTAAACTATACAGAGACAATCCGTGCCTGTGGAAAGTGAAGAGCAAGGAGTACGTGAACAAACACTTAAAAAATGAGGCGTACGTGAAACTCGTCAACTTCTGCAAACCTACGTTCCCTGAAGCCGACAGAGACTTCGTTGTTAAAAAGATACAAAGCCTTCGCGGTTCATTTCGCAAGGAACTCAGAAAAGTTATAGAGAGACAAAGAAGTGGCGTTCCATTAGATGAGGCTTACACGCCTTCACTGTGGTACTACGATCTACTCTTATTTACGAAAGACCAAGAAACTTCTGACTTCGGTGCTGACAGCAATGAGGATTACGAGCAGGACGACGACGAGACGACGAGACAAGACGATAGCTGCAACAATGGAGATAACCTACTGCAAGATGTAAGTTCATTCTCTTCATTACGATTATTGACAATTAAGATACAGAAACAGTTGTGACTACGATAACGTTGGGAAAAACATGAGAATTAAGAATAGGCCTGAATATAACAGAAGAAGTAGTAATAGAATTAATTGCAGAGCAATACGTAGGTGTAGAAGGCAAACCAGCAGTAGAAGTATGAGTAGCGGTagtggaaatataataataataataataataataataataataataataataataattggaaatttatcttttgaagaggtggagaagttcaaatatcttggagcaacagtaacaaatacaaatgatactcgggaggaaattaaacgcagaataaatatgggaaatgcctgttattattagattgagaagcttttatcatccagtctgctgtcaaaaaatctgaaagttagaatttataaaagttatattaccggttgttctttatggttgtgaaacttggactctcactttgagagaggaacataggttaagggtgaataatttcaaggaaaaattgttccagggccgggtatcgatcccgggacccttcgcttagcgcgcgaacgctctacagactgagctaccccaggaactatacacgacaccggaacaatttttccttgatattattcggtagagcgttcgcgcgctatgcgaagggtcccgggatcgatacccggccctggaacaatttttccttgaaattattcaaacctgctttacaaagagctactacctgaaagccagatttgtataataggttaagggtgtttgagaataaggtgcttaggaaaatatttggggctaagagggatgaagttacaggagaatggagaaagttacacaacacagaaatgcacgcattatattcttcacctgacataattaggaacattaaatccagacgtttgagatgggcagggcatgtagcacgtatgggtgaatccagaaatgcatatagagcgttagttgggaggccggagggaaaaagacctttaggaaggccgaggcgtagatgggaagataatattaaaatggatttgacggaggtgggatatgttgatagagaatggattaatcttgctcaggatagggaccaatggcgggcttatgtgaaggcggcaatgaacctccgggttccttaaaagcaagtaagtaagtaagtgagtaataataataataataataataataataataataataataataataataataataataataatgataataataataataataataataataataataatgggacaaTTATCAGCATTAGCAGTAGAAACATGAGCAATAGTAGTATAAATTACACataaagtagtaatagtaggcctataataattattataaacattataaGTATGAATATAAGTAAACGTATAGTAGTaaatatgataatataaatatcagCAGTAGATATATAAGTGGAGGTATAATAGAAAtagtttattaggcctattataagcaTTAGCAATAGAAATATAAGCAGAGGtataatagtaataggcctagtgtAATTATTAGACTATAGGCCTAAGCTTTAGCAGTGGAAACATAAGTGAAGGTATAATAGAAATAGTAGTTGAAGCAAGGCCTAGTTATCTCGTGCAGGTTATGTGGGCGGCACCACGTGGAAATCTTGCGGAGTAGACGCATTTTCGTCCACAGCGCATCCAAGATCATGCTTCAATCACTGTGGAACGGCTTACAGTTCTGTGACGTAGAAAATAGTGCAGATAGAGAATTCTGGCAATGAGAATTTTGCTATTTTGGGAAAGAAGCAACATGTGAGAATAATGTCATGGCTAATTTAACAGATTAGATCTATAAGTTGATGTAGAAGTAATTTGCAATTACTTTCTATTGTAAATGAAAATGTACATGTCTCTTATTTTCGAGGTACCTACCTACTACATTCAGTAACTCGGCTCTCAGACATTATTTTATCTATAGCAACGTAAACAAATCAATACAACACTGAACTCTTTTATatatgaggcgcatccagaaagtaacttttcccattttttttttaaagaacacacactttaaggaaaacatttattggcaacaggtacagcaatgtttcagctatttttcaacatagccaccatcagaattgagacacttgtcgtatcgtgggatcaacttttgtatccctctgtcgtagaactctgccgcctgtgaactgtgaatggaaccagcgtgtgacagacgtcttcagctcttcgtcgttgccaaaacgctcaccggaggacaggaatttcttgaggtgcaagaaaacgtgaaaatcgctgggagcaagatcaggattgtagggtggatgatcaaacaactcccagccaaattccgtcaaaacagctgctgtgcgccgagccgtatgtggacgagcattgtcatggaggagcacaacgcctgcagtaagcattccacgcctcttgttttgaatggcacgttgcaattttcgcagtgtttcacagtaacggtcagcgttcactgtttcaactcttggaaggaagtcaatgagcagaatgcccttcctgtcccagaacaccgtgtacatcactttccgtaccgacagctctgtttgaatttcgtcctgaccggagatccactatgccgccaatgcattgactgatgcttggtttccggggtgaagtgcgaaatccaagtgtcatcgcccgtgacgatcctgtcgaggaactcgtcgccgtcatcgtgataccgttgcagaaatgtcagtgctgctcctaaacgttgaatTTTGTGTtcaggtgtcaggtttttcggcacccacctggcacacacttttttgaacagcaggtgcttagtgacaatctcatgcaacaaggatcgcgatatctgcggaaaatggctgctcagctccgtaatcgtgaagcgacggttctccatgatgcactgacGCACCAGcccaacacgatcatcattgatgatggacggtcgcccactgcgctcttcatcatggacactttgacgaccttcggaaaactgcctacaccagtgacgcatcatctgcttactcatgatgttcggcccatagacctgacagagctgctgatgaatttcaattggcgcaatgcggcGGCGGGAGAagaaataagagcttccatttcggaccactactgccacgctactggcaccaggcgggacctgtccggctggcatatgattgatatgtcatagatctgttacgcatgcgcaattgacacggctaattacgtttactttcaaagggaaaaaatcgggaaacttactttctggatgcgcctcgtgtaACTTCATGAAAAGTCTCTGAGTATTACAGAGTAAGTAATACATCTATGCTTGTCTCTATCGACGGTTTGCATTTATTATAGCCTACCTCTTATTATCAAACTTCTTAGGCTAATTCTTACGCCACATCGTCTTATTGACATTACCAGAAATAAAGTAGGCGTAGCCTACTCTTgtcaaatgtatttatatttttcttatttcacaGGTAAAATTTGAGAGCGAAACTTTTGCTAGTTTTGCTGACAACGCTCCTGCGAGTTTCGCTGACAACACTCTTGCAATAATTGAAGGACATaggggaaagaaaagaaaaacgatGGAAGCTGATACCCAGACGGAGATCATGAAAGCGTGTACATCAACAACGAAAATAAGCCCTACTGAAATATCCGAATTCGAAGCTATTGGCGTAAATGTTACAAAAAAATTGCAACGAATGGACCCTGTACAAGCTTTGCACGCTGAATGTCTCATACAGGAAGTTCTACGGAAAGGACTCCTAAGAAGTTT contains these protein-coding regions:
- the LOC138706990 gene encoding uncharacterized protein → MADLRCWSKDRVTSLIKLYRDNPCLWKVKSKEYVNKHLKNEAYVKLVNFCKPTFPEADRDFVVKKIQSLRGSFRKELRKVIERQRSGVPLDEAYTPSLWYYDLLLFTKDQETSDFGADSNEDYEQDDDETTRQDDSCNNGDNLLQDVKFESETFASFADNAPASFADNTLAIIEGHRGKKRKTMEADTQTEIMKACTSTTKISPTEISEFEAIGVNVTKKLQRMDPVQALHAECLIQEVLRKGLLRSLSENTIISENHRIYQSTSTHANHTS